A portion of the Candidatus Manganitrophaceae bacterium genome contains these proteins:
- a CDS encoding co-chaperone GroES has protein sequence MAQATKTAVKFKPLKERVFVSYSGELEKTSGGLYIPDAAKEKPQRGKIEAVGSEVKGVKVGDTILFDKYSGSKITLENQEFLILKEEDILGILE, from the coding sequence ATGGCACAGGCGACTAAAACAGCCGTTAAATTTAAACCGCTCAAAGAGAGGGTATTTGTCAGCTACTCAGGCGAACTTGAGAAGACCTCCGGAGGGCTCTACATTCCCGACGCTGCAAAAGAAAAACCCCAGCGAGGCAAAATTGAGGCGGTGGGCAGCGAGGTGAAGGGGGTGAAGGTCGGGGATACCATCCTTTTCGATAAGTATTCCGGCAGCAAGATCACCTTGGAGAACCAAGAGTTTTTAATTCTGAAAGAAGAGGACATTTTAGGTATTCTCGAATAA